The proteins below are encoded in one region of Maribacter aestuarii:
- a CDS encoding PepSY domain-containing protein has translation MKKQRERSNKMRTYHRYLGFFLAGIMAVYALSGIILIFRDTDFLKNEYKNEKQLEIGLTQEKVGEALKIRNLKFQKSEGEIASFENGTYNTNTGMAEFTTKRLPLVLDKMTHLHKAKSADPLYFLNIFFGLSLLFFVLSSFWMFLPNTTIFKKGLYFTAAGMILVFVLLYL, from the coding sequence ATGAAAAAACAACGTGAACGCTCCAATAAAATGCGTACCTACCACAGGTATTTGGGGTTCTTTCTTGCAGGTATTATGGCCGTTTATGCCCTTAGTGGTATCATCTTAATTTTTCGAGACACCGATTTTTTAAAGAACGAATACAAGAATGAAAAGCAATTGGAAATCGGTCTCACTCAGGAAAAAGTTGGCGAAGCATTGAAAATTCGAAATTTGAAATTTCAGAAAAGCGAAGGAGAAATCGCCAGCTTTGAAAATGGTACATACAACACGAATACTGGAATGGCCGAATTTACAACGAAGCGTTTACCCTTGGTTTTGGATAAAATGACGCATTTGCATAAAGCTAAATCTGCCGATCCACTTTATTTTTTGAATATATTCTTCGGTTTGTCCCTTTTATTTTTTGTGCTTTCTTCATTTTGGATGTTCCTCCCCAATACGACGATTTTTAAGAAAGGTCTTTATTTTACGGCAGCAGGAATGATACTTGTATTTGTGCTCTTGTATCTCTAA
- a CDS encoding dienelactone hydrolase family protein — translation MKELRKEEIKQEVFDLYDAYAHNKLQRREFMEKLSLYAVGGVTVASLMSFLMPNYKDTFLVDKQDPRLESGFITYNSPKGGGEIKGLLSKPAKFDGKLGGIVVVHENRGLNPYVEDTARRAALEGFITLAPDALSPLGGYPGTDDEGRTMQRNRDRNEMLEDFIAAFDYLKAHEDCNGKIGVVGFCFGGWISNMMAVRVPELAAAVPFYGGQPTENIDRINAPLMLHYAGLDERVNAGWPAYEEALKKYGKSYQEFTYPDVNHGFHNTSTPRYDEPAAELAWGRTMDFFKKHLS, via the coding sequence ATGAAAGAATTACGAAAAGAGGAAATAAAACAAGAAGTCTTCGATCTCTATGATGCCTACGCGCACAACAAACTGCAAAGAAGGGAATTCATGGAGAAACTCTCCTTATACGCGGTAGGGGGTGTAACGGTTGCATCATTAATGAGTTTTTTAATGCCTAATTATAAGGATACTTTCTTGGTGGATAAACAAGACCCTAGATTGGAAAGTGGCTTTATCACGTATAATTCTCCAAAGGGAGGCGGTGAAATCAAAGGGCTTCTGTCCAAACCCGCAAAATTTGACGGAAAACTGGGTGGTATTGTAGTAGTCCATGAAAATCGTGGGCTCAACCCATATGTAGAAGATACGGCAAGACGTGCTGCGTTGGAAGGTTTTATAACATTGGCACCAGATGCCTTAAGTCCCTTAGGTGGTTATCCGGGTACTGATGATGAGGGCAGGACAATGCAAAGAAACCGTGATCGTAACGAAATGTTGGAGGATTTCATAGCTGCATTTGACTATTTGAAAGCACATGAGGATTGCAACGGAAAAATAGGAGTGGTAGGATTCTGTTTTGGCGGATGGATTTCGAATATGATGGCCGTTAGGGTGCCCGAGTTGGCCGCTGCCGTTCCGTTTTATGGAGGGCAACCTACGGAGAATATAGACCGAATAAATGCTCCTCTAATGCTTCATTACGCCGGGCTGGACGAACGCGTGAATGCAGGTTGGCCTGCCTATGAGGAAGCGTTGAAGAAATACGGTAAATCCTATCAGGAATTTACCTATCCCGATGTAAATCATGGATTTCACAATACAAGCACACCACGCTATGATGAGCCGGCCGCTGAATTGGCATGGGGTCGGACCATGGATTTTTTCAAAAAACATCTCAGTTGA
- a CDS encoding aspartyl protease family protein: MRKSRNLKKVSPLGKVMLRNILHTVLIVLFMLPIAMQGQQFSIPYNVKYEKLNFELINNLIVIPLEVNGTQLSFVLDSGVSTPILFNLTDQDSIQLRNVSEITINGLGDGEAISALSSTGNFFRLGSMKNPSQKLFVVMDANINFSPSLGIPIHGIIGYDLFKDFIVDVNYGTKTIKFFDPESYVYKPHRKAQTLDISLVARKAYLNASIDLKDNSELKVKMLLDTGSSDAIWLFEDERIKLPEKYYEDFLGKGLAGDIYGKRTKVNRIKIGTFDLEDAKAAFPDMLTFNAIKDLGNRNGSLGGEILKRFNIIFDYPNEKITLRKNANFKKPFHYNISGIDLQHAGMRYVSERIASTNGVVYNEERTYGDVQIILQNATKISLVPEIVVSAIRAGSPAHSAGLMEGDIILAVNGKRIHRYKLQEVMQMLNDNQGKRVKVLVERYNRDLLFSFVLKDLFK; this comes from the coding sequence ATGAGAAAAAGTCGTAACTTGAAGAAAGTTAGTCCATTAGGAAAGGTAATGTTGAGAAATATTCTACATACGGTCTTAATAGTATTGTTCATGCTACCCATTGCGATGCAGGGACAACAGTTTTCCATTCCATATAATGTAAAGTATGAAAAGCTCAATTTTGAGCTCATCAATAATTTAATTGTAATTCCACTGGAGGTCAATGGAACGCAACTGTCCTTTGTTTTGGATTCTGGGGTCAGCACGCCCATTTTGTTTAATTTGACCGATCAAGATTCCATTCAATTACGAAATGTTTCGGAAATCACTATAAATGGACTAGGAGACGGGGAGGCTATAAGTGCTTTGAGCTCAACCGGTAATTTCTTCAGGCTTGGAAGTATGAAAAATCCCTCTCAAAAATTATTTGTGGTTATGGACGCGAATATTAATTTTTCGCCCAGTTTGGGTATTCCAATCCATGGCATAATCGGATATGATCTTTTTAAGGATTTTATAGTAGATGTAAATTACGGCACCAAAACTATAAAGTTTTTTGACCCAGAATCCTATGTTTACAAACCGCATAGAAAAGCACAAACCTTGGATATTTCATTAGTTGCCAGGAAGGCTTATCTGAATGCCAGTATCGATTTAAAGGATAATTCGGAATTGAAGGTTAAGATGCTCTTGGATACGGGGAGTAGTGATGCCATTTGGTTATTTGAAGACGAACGTATAAAGTTACCGGAAAAATACTACGAGGATTTTCTCGGAAAAGGACTCGCTGGGGATATTTATGGCAAACGCACAAAAGTTAACCGTATTAAGATTGGAACTTTTGACTTGGAAGATGCCAAGGCTGCATTTCCAGATATGTTGACCTTCAACGCTATCAAGGATTTAGGTAATAGAAACGGAAGCTTAGGAGGAGAAATTTTGAAACGGTTCAATATTATTTTTGACTATCCAAACGAGAAAATAACGCTTAGGAAAAACGCCAATTTTAAAAAGCCCTTTCATTATAATATTAGTGGAATTGACTTACAGCATGCCGGGATGCGTTATGTCTCCGAACGTATTGCGAGTACAAATGGGGTAGTTTATAATGAGGAGCGTACCTATGGTGATGTTCAAATCATTCTTCAGAATGCGACAAAAATTAGCCTAGTTCCAGAAATTGTAGTTTCTGCGATACGTGCGGGTAGTCCGGCCCATTCTGCGGGACTAATGGAAGGAGATATAATCTTGGCTGTAAACGGGAAGCGAATTCATAGGTACAAACTGCAAGAGGTCATGCAAATGCTTAATGATAACCAAGGGAAACGTGTTAAGGTCTTGGTAGAGCGCTATAATCGAGATTTACTGTTCAGCTTTGTTCTAAAGGATTTGTTCAAATAA
- a CDS encoding DUF1573 domain-containing protein codes for MMKKIVLVLFVGLLGLSVTAQDTAAKIEFKSETVDYGEIAKGSDGIRIFEFTNTGNAPLIISKVSSSCGCTIPKKPEDPILPGKSGEIQVKYDTNRVGPIRKAITVISNADTPTKVLKIKGEVKDSGTGTK; via the coding sequence ATGATGAAAAAAATAGTACTTGTATTATTTGTAGGTCTACTTGGATTAAGTGTAACAGCACAAGATACGGCCGCTAAAATTGAATTTAAAAGTGAAACTGTAGATTACGGTGAAATCGCTAAAGGTTCCGACGGCATTCGCATCTTTGAGTTCACGAATACCGGAAATGCGCCGTTGATTATAAGTAAAGTAAGTTCCAGTTGTGGTTGTACCATTCCTAAGAAACCGGAAGATCCGATACTACCTGGAAAAAGTGGTGAAATTCAAGTGAAGTATGACACGAACCGTGTTGGTCCAATTAGAAAGGCGATTACGGTTATTTCCAATGCCGATACTCCAACCAAGGTCTTAAAAATTAAGGGAGAAGTAAAGGATTCCGGCACCGGAACTAAATAA
- a CDS encoding pyridoxal phosphate-dependent aminotransferase: MPSVSKKGQAMPQSPIRKLVPFAENAKKKGAKIIHLNIGQPDIKTPQIALDAVKNNTLSVLEYSRTEGSESFREKVAGYYAKNAIHVAANDIIVTTGGSEALSFAMGSIADTDDEIIIPEPFYANYNGFATACGIKVVPVVSKIEDNFALPPIEDFEQLITPRTKAILICNPGNPTGYLYSKEEIQKLARIVKKHDLYLIADEVYREFTYDDREHYSILQEEGLDEHAIIIDSVSKRYSMCGARIGFLVSKNKELIATALKFGQARLSPPTYAQIASEAALETPQSYFDEVKTEYVARRNLLIAELEKIEGVKVARPQGAFYCIAELPIQDADDFAQWLLEDFRVNDETVMVAPAAGFYATDGLGKNQIRIAYVLDQDSLKRAVFILGEALKSYIG, from the coding sequence ATGCCGTCAGTTTCCAAAAAAGGGCAAGCCATGCCCCAATCCCCCATCAGAAAATTAGTTCCTTTTGCAGAGAACGCTAAGAAAAAGGGAGCAAAGATAATTCACCTCAACATTGGTCAGCCTGATATAAAAACACCTCAAATTGCCTTAGATGCAGTAAAGAACAATACACTCTCCGTACTTGAATACAGCAGGACGGAAGGTTCGGAATCATTTAGGGAAAAGGTCGCAGGATATTATGCAAAAAATGCTATTCATGTTGCTGCCAATGATATCATCGTAACAACCGGTGGCTCTGAAGCTTTGTCCTTTGCCATGGGCAGTATTGCCGACACCGATGATGAAATTATCATTCCCGAGCCATTTTATGCAAATTACAACGGCTTTGCAACCGCCTGTGGGATTAAAGTGGTTCCAGTCGTTTCTAAAATTGAGGACAACTTTGCGCTACCGCCAATTGAGGATTTTGAACAGCTGATAACTCCAAGGACCAAAGCGATTTTAATATGTAACCCCGGTAACCCTACTGGTTACCTTTACAGTAAGGAAGAAATTCAAAAGCTTGCCCGTATCGTTAAAAAACACGACCTCTATTTGATAGCGGATGAAGTATATCGTGAGTTTACCTATGACGACAGGGAACATTATTCTATTTTACAGGAAGAAGGTTTGGACGAACATGCTATCATTATAGATTCCGTATCCAAGCGATACAGCATGTGTGGCGCACGCATTGGTTTTCTAGTATCAAAGAACAAGGAGCTCATTGCAACCGCCTTAAAATTTGGTCAAGCACGTTTGTCCCCTCCAACATATGCCCAAATAGCGAGCGAAGCGGCATTAGAAACGCCACAAAGCTATTTTGACGAGGTAAAAACGGAATACGTAGCCCGAAGGAACCTTTTAATAGCTGAACTGGAGAAGATAGAAGGGGTGAAAGTTGCTCGTCCGCAAGGTGCATTCTATTGTATTGCAGAGTTACCAATACAGGATGCAGATGATTTTGCACAATGGCTACTTGAGGACTTTCGGGTTAACGATGAAACCGTAATGGTGGCACCAGCGGCAGGTTTTTACGCAACGGACGGTCTTGGCAAGAATCAAATAAGAATCGCCTATGTCTTAGATCAGGATAGTCTTAAAAGGGCCGTATTCATTCTAGGTGAAGCTCTAAAAAGCTACATAGGCTAA
- a CDS encoding phosphatidylserine decarboxylase family protein has protein sequence MFHKEGQKIILTTFFLVGLGVLLAHYFINIPWLKLSIQIFGVVLLLLVLQFFRNPKRITAKSFDEILSPVDGKVVVIEEVEENEYFQDKRKQVSVFMSPTNVHVTRYPASGYIRYSKYHRGKYLVAWHPKSSEENERTTVVVRTPKFGDILYRQIAGAMARRIVNYAEEGESVQQGDDSGFIKFGSRVDLFLPLDCEINVTLNQKVKGAQTCIASYVNPNEKEEATY, from the coding sequence ATGTTTCATAAAGAGGGTCAAAAAATCATATTGACTACTTTTTTTCTGGTTGGCTTGGGAGTTCTTCTAGCGCATTATTTTATTAATATTCCTTGGCTCAAATTATCGATTCAAATATTTGGCGTGGTTTTGTTACTTCTTGTCCTACAATTTTTTAGAAACCCAAAAAGGATAACGGCCAAAAGCTTTGATGAGATATTGTCTCCCGTAGATGGCAAGGTAGTAGTAATTGAAGAGGTTGAAGAAAATGAATATTTTCAAGATAAACGCAAGCAAGTATCCGTTTTTATGTCCCCTACGAACGTGCACGTAACGCGATACCCGGCGAGTGGTTACATCCGTTACTCAAAGTATCACCGTGGAAAATATTTGGTGGCTTGGCATCCCAAATCTAGCGAGGAAAATGAGCGAACAACCGTAGTTGTTCGCACGCCTAAGTTCGGAGATATCCTATATCGGCAAATAGCAGGTGCAATGGCCAGACGCATTGTTAACTATGCAGAAGAAGGTGAGAGTGTTCAGCAGGGAGATGATTCAGGATTTATTAAATTTGGTTCAAGAGTAGATTTATTTTTACCCTTAGATTGCGAAATTAATGTAACGCTGAATCAAAAAGTGAAAGGGGCACAAACATGTATCGCATCATATGTCAATCCTAATGAAAAAGAAGAAGCTACTTATTGA
- a CDS encoding LUD domain-containing protein: MPDLNIPVDEKFTIHFKQNGGKFIYCVSSEEISDALSNIIIENGWQDQSFFAMDNRLVQKFSQEDIVFTEKSKESEVFFTTCEHLVAQNGSILVCSNQLNEKKLNELPSNVVVYATTSQLVESIGEGLKIIKKKYGPKIPANITTLKHFKATKENSDDFLTYGSSTKNLYLLLLEDL, from the coding sequence ATGCCAGATTTGAATATTCCTGTTGATGAAAAGTTTACCATTCATTTTAAACAGAACGGTGGCAAATTTATCTACTGTGTCTCTTCCGAAGAAATATCCGATGCGCTGAGCAACATAATTATAGAAAATGGTTGGCAAGATCAATCTTTTTTCGCCATGGACAACCGATTGGTTCAAAAATTCAGTCAGGAGGATATTGTCTTCACTGAAAAATCAAAAGAAAGCGAAGTATTCTTTACAACCTGTGAGCATCTGGTAGCGCAGAACGGGTCTATATTAGTTTGTTCTAACCAGTTGAACGAAAAAAAATTGAACGAACTACCTAGTAACGTTGTTGTTTACGCCACCACAAGTCAACTCGTGGAATCTATTGGCGAAGGACTAAAAATTATTAAAAAGAAATATGGTCCAAAAATACCTGCCAACATCACTACCTTAAAACATTTTAAAGCAACAAAAGAAAATTCTGATGATTTCCTAACTTACGGAAGTAGTACTAAAAATCTTTATCTTTTACTTCTGGAAGATTTATAG
- a CDS encoding lmo0937 family membrane protein produces the protein MAVICIIIWILGIVPGLATGSLVHILLVIAVIVILYNVISGRKPL, from the coding sequence GTGGCCGTTATTTGTATAATTATTTGGATTTTAGGTATAGTTCCTGGTCTAGCAACAGGGAGTTTGGTCCATATTCTTTTGGTTATCGCGGTAATAGTGATTCTATACAACGTAATTTCTGGACGTAAGCCCTTATAG
- a CDS encoding phosphatidate cytidylyltransferase, which yields MKEVLRRALTGAVYIILLLSAVFLSTDAFDFLFMTFGLACLYEYKRLVSLKGYHIFAAYLAIWWAFIYFVSDQILINILMVITIGIDIALLFYLYSKKEKYFTKLHKFIIGLFYIGGGCIFLTMIPYKNDAFAKLLIMGIFILIWVNDSFAYLVGRSIGRTKLFPSVSPKKTIEGTVGGFIFALVAAYIMGTKEPIISPWQWMILAAVIVVAGSFGDLIESKFKRMAGVKDSGAILPGHGGMLDRLDSLVFAAPFAYLTLNIFSYVS from the coding sequence ATGAAGGAAGTTTTAAGAAGAGCACTTACAGGGGCGGTTTATATCATTTTATTATTATCCGCCGTTTTCCTCAGTACAGATGCCTTTGATTTTCTTTTCATGACATTTGGTCTAGCTTGTTTATACGAATACAAACGCCTCGTTAGCTTAAAAGGCTATCACATATTTGCGGCTTACTTGGCTATTTGGTGGGCCTTTATATACTTCGTAAGTGACCAAATTTTGATAAATATTCTTATGGTAATAACTATAGGAATTGATATTGCACTTTTATTTTATCTCTATTCTAAAAAAGAGAAATATTTCACGAAACTTCACAAATTCATTATAGGTCTCTTTTATATAGGAGGTGGATGCATTTTTCTTACCATGATTCCATATAAAAACGATGCGTTTGCCAAACTCTTGATTATGGGTATCTTCATTCTCATATGGGTCAATGATTCTTTTGCATATTTGGTGGGGAGAAGCATTGGCAGGACAAAATTATTCCCTTCGGTTTCTCCAAAAAAAACCATTGAAGGAACCGTGGGAGGTTTTATATTTGCACTAGTAGCGGCCTATATAATGGGAACCAAGGAACCGATAATAAGTCCTTGGCAGTGGATGATTCTTGCTGCAGTGATCGTTGTAGCCGGTAGTTTTGGGGATTTGATAGAATCTAAATTTAAACGTATGGCCGGAGTAAAGGATAGTGGGGCAATATTGCCTGGTCATGGTGGAATGTTAGATCGCTTGGATAGCCTTGTTTTTGCTGCGCCCTTTGCCTACTTAACTTTAAATATTTTTAGCTATGTTTCATAA
- a CDS encoding creatininase family protein gives MIRPYILAETNWKALKDSRFDLAILPWGATEAHNYHLPYATDNYQADSIVAESARIAWESGSKVIVLPTIPFGVNTGQHDIYLDININPSTQLAILRDIITVLNRQGIHKLLIFNGHGGNGFKPLVRELGLEFPQMFISFCFFPQMVDKAEYFKEKGDHADEMETSLMLHLHPNLVLPKGDWGSGKAKKFRIQTLNEGWAWSERQWSKVTVDTGVGNPEFASAEKGKRFYNDICLKLSEFYTSLCKADLDDLYE, from the coding sequence ATGATTAGACCCTATATTTTAGCTGAAACCAATTGGAAGGCACTGAAAGACTCCCGTTTTGATTTAGCAATTCTTCCATGGGGTGCCACGGAAGCCCATAATTATCATTTACCATATGCAACGGATAATTATCAAGCGGACTCCATCGTCGCAGAATCTGCTAGAATAGCATGGGAAAGTGGGAGCAAGGTAATTGTTTTACCCACAATTCCCTTTGGAGTAAATACAGGACAGCATGATATTTATCTGGATATCAATATTAACCCTAGTACGCAATTGGCCATATTAAGGGATATTATAACTGTTTTGAACCGACAGGGAATACACAAATTGCTAATTTTTAATGGACACGGCGGCAACGGCTTTAAACCATTAGTTAGGGAGTTGGGTCTGGAATTTCCACAAATGTTCATCAGTTTTTGCTTCTTTCCACAAATGGTGGATAAAGCTGAATACTTTAAAGAAAAAGGTGATCATGCGGATGAAATGGAAACCAGTTTAATGCTTCATTTGCATCCGAATCTTGTGCTGCCCAAAGGAGACTGGGGGAGTGGTAAAGCCAAGAAATTCAGGATACAGACATTAAATGAGGGTTGGGCCTGGTCAGAACGTCAATGGTCTAAAGTTACCGTAGATACGGGTGTAGGTAATCCAGAATTTGCCTCAGCTGAAAAGGGGAAAAGATTTTATAATGATATCTGTTTGAAGTTAAGCGAATTTTATACCTCGCTCTGTAAGGCAGATTTGGACGATTTATATGAGTAG
- a CDS encoding acyl-CoA-binding protein → MKKKKLLIDFQEAVEIVNNYERPIPADLLLKLYAYYKIANENFDHPGSKTPLINAFKANALIQAKNITGDQAMKAYIKLVKSELSRLSP, encoded by the coding sequence ATGAAAAAGAAGAAGCTACTTATTGATTTTCAGGAGGCCGTTGAAATCGTTAATAATTATGAAAGACCGATTCCAGCAGATTTGTTGCTTAAACTATATGCATATTATAAAATTGCCAACGAAAATTTTGACCATCCCGGGAGTAAGACTCCATTAATTAATGCTTTTAAGGCCAATGCGCTCATACAGGCCAAAAACATAACCGGGGACCAAGCTATGAAGGCATATATAAAATTGGTCAAATCTGAACTTAGCCGTCTATCGCCCTAG
- a CDS encoding sterol desaturase family protein, with protein METYATALLYAIPFFMLLLGVEIAYGHFVKNQKHKVLDSVSSISSGLTNIIKDSLGIGVVIITYPYLLEHLAIYEIENTWVVWVIAFVVIDFAGYWNHRLSHKINFFWNQHVIHHSSEEFNLACALRQSISNLLGYFPFLLLPAALVGVPNEVIAVLAPVHLFAQFWYHTQHIGKMGWLEYIIVTPSQHRVHHAINPEYIDKNLGQLLCVWDRWFGTFQEELDEVPPQYGVLKPAATWNPIHINFQHVWRLMQDAWRTKSYWDKMRIWFMPTGWRPEDVKEKYPVAIIENVYDFERYATPSSKLFNAYIIFQLLFTTGMLLFMFYNYSQIGLESLFLFGGFVFLGIYGYTSLMDGAPYAIWVEITRSVAGIVFIVLNGDWFGLNSYFQQGSLLIIIYFLITLLGAVYFTFKNKSILHDSLTIN; from the coding sequence ATGGAAACTTATGCAACTGCATTGCTCTATGCTATCCCGTTTTTTATGCTGCTCTTAGGAGTGGAAATCGCCTACGGTCATTTTGTAAAAAATCAAAAGCATAAGGTGCTGGATTCCGTATCCAGTATAAGTTCAGGGCTCACAAACATTATTAAGGATTCTCTTGGAATAGGCGTTGTGATTATTACCTATCCCTACCTTCTGGAGCATTTAGCCATTTATGAAATTGAAAACACCTGGGTAGTTTGGGTAATCGCATTTGTAGTTATAGATTTTGCGGGTTATTGGAACCATCGATTGAGTCATAAAATCAATTTCTTTTGGAATCAACATGTAATACACCATAGCAGTGAGGAATTTAATTTGGCCTGTGCGCTGCGGCAATCCATTTCAAATCTTTTGGGTTATTTTCCATTTTTGTTACTGCCCGCTGCATTAGTGGGCGTTCCTAATGAGGTTATTGCTGTTTTAGCTCCTGTGCACTTATTTGCACAGTTTTGGTATCACACGCAACACATTGGTAAAATGGGATGGCTAGAATACATAATTGTTACACCGTCCCAACATAGGGTACATCATGCAATCAATCCAGAATATATCGATAAAAATCTGGGACAGTTATTATGTGTCTGGGATAGGTGGTTTGGAACTTTTCAAGAAGAGTTGGACGAGGTGCCTCCTCAGTATGGAGTATTGAAACCTGCCGCCACGTGGAACCCTATTCATATCAATTTTCAACACGTTTGGAGATTAATGCAGGATGCATGGCGTACGAAGAGTTATTGGGATAAAATGAGAATTTGGTTTATGCCCACTGGTTGGCGACCAGAGGACGTTAAAGAAAAGTATCCGGTTGCGATTATTGAAAATGTCTATGATTTTGAGCGTTACGCTACCCCAAGCTCCAAGCTCTTCAATGCTTATATTATTTTTCAATTACTATTTACGACCGGCATGTTGCTCTTCATGTTTTATAACTATTCACAAATAGGGCTAGAGTCGCTTTTCCTCTTTGGAGGTTTTGTATTTCTGGGTATTTATGGGTATACCAGTTTAATGGATGGTGCTCCATATGCCATCTGGGTTGAAATTACTAGAAGCGTGGCTGGAATAGTATTTATAGTTCTAAACGGGGATTGGTTTGGCTTGAATTCCTATTTCCAACAGGGAAGCCTTTTGATTATTATTTATTTTTTAATCACTTTGTTGGGAGCAGTTTACTTTACTTTTAAGAATAAATCGATTTTACACGATAGCCTTACTATAAATTAG